The following proteins come from a genomic window of Ictalurus furcatus strain D&B chromosome 12, Billie_1.0, whole genome shotgun sequence:
- the cep20 gene encoding lisH domain-containing protein FOPNL — translation MASITDLKSALKETLEARGVLTQLRARIRAEVFRALDDPSEPRPSPSKETLLINELIREYLKFHEYHHTESVLIAESGQQDIPLDRTFIASELNIVEEPSTRTLPLLYGVISHFLNEDGA, via the exons ATGGCGTCCATCACAGACCTGAAGAGCG cCCTGAAGGAGACGTTGGAGGCACGCGGCGTGCTCACACAGCTCAGAGCGAGGATAAGGGCGGAGGTGTTCAGGGCGTTAGATGATCCGAGTGAGCCACGCCCCTCACCCAGCAAAGAGACGCTGCTGATTAATGAGCTGATCCGCGAGTACCTCAAGTTCCACGAGTATCACCACACTGAGTCTGTACTCAtcgcag agtcaGGACAGCAGGATATTCCTCTGGACCGGACATTTATCGCCAGTGAACTGAACATTGTAGAAGAGCCGAGCACCAGGACACT ACCTCTGCTGTATGGAGTCATCTCTCACTTCCTGAATGAAGATGGAgcatga